Genomic window (Amaranthus tricolor cultivar Red isolate AtriRed21 chromosome 7, ASM2621246v1, whole genome shotgun sequence):
CCAAAACGTGGTTTTTTACGCCTTTGTAACGCGAGAAATAttggtttgtttgttttgaaaacgTTTACAATGCGACCGATGAATTACGATGCAACCTTGTTTTAACATTATGCATCAACTACACTGACTTTGTGCTGCATTACCGATCCTGGCATTTATACATGAAGTTACAACATTAACCTGCAATTAGAATTCTAAGATGTAGTGGTAAGATTTTGgcattgttattgttgatgttagATATCTAAGCGAATCTATAGGAACTTTTTCAGCAATGGATTTTGGCAATTCTGAAGGCATTGAGTCATCGGATGGGGAAAGAGAGCCTCAAAATATCAATTCCCAGTACCTACCAAACTTTTGACGAATGAGTGCATTATAAAGAGTTACTCAATCCACACCCCTTATATTTTTGCTCGTATAATTACAATCCATCCCACCTTACAAATAAGCTTTCTACGCTCACGCCTCGATATTTCCCTATTCAAAATAGGTATACGCGTATAGCCCAGTTGGacatttgtttaattttaaaaggAGGAGACGTGAGTTACAAAATAGATTATGTCTCTAAACTTTTGCAATCAAATTTCAATTGGTTAAGAGAAGTGctattattcatcgtttcacTCAACCTTTGCAGAAACTTCACAAAAAGTGGCCGTGGCCCCTCAAAAGAACAAAGACACCAAGTGCAAGAACAGAAGCTGCAAATATCCTAAGATAATTCAAATCATGGAGATAACAATCCTCATTGACCTCATTTCTCAAGACTAAAATTACTTAATGGGACGCATGAAGATGCATGGTGAACTCCTACAGTCTACAATAGTCCTTATCCGAGTTAtttcaatgtttttttaaatgagTTTACTTTAAGATAGGAAAGATTAGAACCTCACCATAACTAACCAAGTTCCTATAGATCTGTCATTGATGGTAAACATAGCAATGATAGAATTCAGAACataaaaatcaaccaaaaaaagGCTCTCTTAGACCCTAACATAGCACTAGACATGAATATAGTTCTAGTAGTACAAATTCACAGTTAGGTGTAAAAGTCATTACTGAGAGGTTTAAAGCCCATGATATGATATCAAAGGCCACACTAATGTTTGCAAAAATTCAGGCCAGCAAATTGAGAAAAGCAATACCTTTTGTCCGGATGATCTAGCATGAAATGCGGCACCAATGAGATCAGAATCACATGTGAGTAATATTTTATCACCTTCATCGTCTTCATACTACAATAAAGATTAAAGGGTAACTTGAGTTGAGAACTATACATATGTAGGTTCACAGAATAAAAACTATTCTACAAAAAGCTTACCAGTAATTGCACACGGTTGTTGTTGTCACTAGATCCGATCCTTTGCATAACAGAAGATACAAGATCATCCAAATTCTCAGTTGCTAAAGGAATTTCAAAAGAAGAGGAACATgtgtatcaatttaaatttcccAAAATCACAAGAAAAGAActtttagtattagtatataGAAATTAAGACTTGACTCAATATTTGACCCGAAATCCGACCCAAAATTAGTTGGTCATAATCTGAAAAGTTCGATCGGTCACACAAAAATGAActccaaaataccaaaaaaaaaggTCAAATCCAGCTGTAAcaaatattatatactttactcgaaaaaattaatgataaacTAATTTTTAAGAGAAATGTAGCTAACCCGTTAGGTCAACCCGGACCCGACCCAAACTTGGCATGACCCAAAACCAAAACTGAACCAACCCGAAAATGATCTAACACGATAGCTCTAATCGAAGTGCATGAGTGAGCTTGTGTGTATATATAGGGATTGGATCTAGTGAAAACCATTAGGTCAGTGAAATCATGAAAACAAAGAGGAAAGGATATATATATGAGGTATAACATGGTACATATAAGCATAATTCTACTATTAGAAAATAACAAAGTTGTCAATATTCATGGATATGACATAAATGAATGTGCtacctccccccccccccccaaaaccTTTTATGTACCCCCGTTTTCGGTTTTTACTAACTTAAGTGATTTTCACATGATCTTattcctctttctctctctctctatatatatacacacacacggcCTTTCCTAATCATCAACTGTATACACCTGCTACAGCACCAATCGTCAATTAAAACAATCACATTCCCAAATCATAGATACAGGACACGTAACACAATAACCTTTGTATCAGAAAACATTTGGTGGTgtacaattatttaaaaataaaatgtattataGTTTGCTCCCTGAAGAAAACTCCCACCAGATAACTGTATGCAGCTGTGCGAATCATTATCTCCAAAAATTGGAACGAAATTTTCTAGAAAAGGAGTTGGTCACACGCACAATAAGATCCTAAGAGGACACAAATATCTGGCAGACATGATCACATGATCAAAATAGTGTGAGCGCCTAATACATCACACatacaatcaaataaaaatgtgaACAAACTTTCACCAAAGATTCACTAGATTGATAAGCATACAAGGATTGCATGTAGGATTCATCTCGATTCAAGTTTCGTGTTCACACATCAACCAAAGTGTACAAGGATTTGTAGCTCTTAACATCATCcttatttaaattgttttttgaaACCCCAAGCAAACTAAAAAGGTGAAACATGGTACGTACCGAAATTAAATCGATGAACACGGCCTTTAGGGTGTTCAACTTTAAAGGAAAACGAATTTCCAAGACCAAGTGATGGATATCTTCCCATCTCTGTTCCATCAGAATTCATTAGCGCAGCTGACATTTCACTGTGAAAAAAATGCTGTAAATTAAAATCCCATAAAGCTTGAGGTATAATACATCATAACTCATACCTATGAGAATCAGAATCATCTGGTGGCTCCAACGCTGATTCCCAGAACTTTTGCATCATTGTGATTGCCATCTCATTCATAATTCCAGAGTTACTCTCAACCTACCAAAGGcaataaaataagaataaattaagAAGGAAGAATCCAATATTTTTCATTGTGCAGAACTCAAAATTTAgccacatatatataaatatatacatcaaGCATGTTCTATACATGATGCAAGATACAGCCTTTTACAAAGATACTTGTGTATACTTgtgtatattaatatttacataatttgaACTCTTACGTATTCCAATGCTCAACTTTGACCGTAAACATCTTCAATTATCTaagtcaaattttaaataattgattGTATGGAGCTAGGTATCGGaacgaattaaaataaaatctcactagACTGTATTCTTTCCTAGGCATCAATAACCATTTAAGGTCAAACCTTGTTGGTAAGCAATGTAAAAGTCAATATGGTGCAAACTTTAACATACAAATGTAATAAAAATTAGCAGGACTACAGCCACCAAAAATTGAGTTTCACCACAATATAATAATCTCGATTTAGTTCCTTTCCAAATCCAACAATTAAATTGTAAAAGCTGCATTGATTGGTATTAAAGTCTTTTCATCTAGCCTAAATAGCGATAACAAAAGAGAAAAGTTGACAATAAGTACCATGGAAATAGCAGCATGAGTCAGCTGTAAGACATCAACACAAGCAACAATGGATCCATCTGCAGAATAAAACAATCAGAGAAATTTAAATAgtaacttcatcatcttctaacttcaaaaaaaaaaaaaaaaacagaaccTTTATCTTTTTTGAGCGGTAAACTATTGATTAAATAGTACCTCCATCCAAAACAGGAAGGTGAAGGAATTTTCCATCATGCATTATATGCAAAGCTTCAAGTAGTGTTGAATCCACACTTGCACATTCAGGGTTGGGTGTCATCACCTTGGAGGAACAATTGCATAATTAGGCCAAAACCAGAAAAGGAATTGACAAAATCCCTTCATATTATAAAGCATTCTATATAAACATTGAAATTCCAAACCTTTTCCACCAAAGTCAGCTCAGGTGATAGGTTCTGTGCCACAACCCGCATGAGTATATCCCTTGACCTGCAAAATGGAGAGTATGCCTTGAATACTAAACCCAAGATACATCAAATAGAATACATAATCTAGGTCAAGGAACTGTACGTTAGGATCCCAAGAACTTTATTCCCATTTGTTATGATTACTGAATTAACACGAAGGTCCCTCATTTTCTTTGCAGCAATATAAACAGGATCTGATGGCGAAACTGTTGCTACCCTGAAAGACCCACAGTCCTTTGTTATCACAAAATCACCAATGCAAAAATGATAGTGTGCAGAAAATTTAGCTTACTTGGTGTTCTCCGTGATAATAGTCGACAAAGAAGGCTTGAACATCCTGTCCCTTAATGTCTCTATAAAAGCAGCAGGAGCTAAAAAAGagaaacaaatataatttaaatcatcatcatcaagatAAAGATGAACTAATAATATACTTGGTGGTAAAAAagccaataaagcttaaaaaaaaagaaaaagaatgaacatgaagaGACTTTTAGTTCCATAAAGGGCCAAAATGTCTCAACAAAAAATTCTTTTCCTACACCCAAATTACAGCTAGCCTAACATATTGGAGAAGTGATGAGTGAGCAAACTGAGCATTGAACAAGCCCTCTCACAATACCAATAAGAAATATAAAcagaaagagagaaaaaatcAATCCAACCAGCGAAATTATTTCCCATCTGACGCTCAACTCCCTCGACTGCAGCAGCAATAGCACTACCCTGCTCTGCGGCTTTCTCCATTCTTGATATGGCATCATATAAACACTTTGTGATGTCCAACAAAGCAATCACTTCACCATTTTCTACTACAGGAAGATGCCTGAATTTACCTGTTGAACAAGTAGATAAGGGATCAGAAAGTTTTTGACAGCATTTCAACAAAGCAGACAACCTACATTGTAAAATGCAGGAAGATGATCATAATACAACTCCACTAAAAGAAAAGGAATGATTCTACCATGAATTTTGATCAATAAACAAGATCAGTTTAGCACTACTCAATAGTACAGCTATGTTTAACtgttaaaaattaattgtgACTTAAAGTAGCAAATCATAAATAGTTTCTAAATATATTTCCAGCTTTTAGAGATAGTTTCTCTTACATGGGAAGAAATCTTCACTTCACTCTGATAAAACATAGCCACCAATATCTCGTAACTGAAATTTTGCCTATTATTGGTAGAGTGTAATCAGTGTAATCAGTTCCATTACTACAGAAAATCTAACCTATTATTGCAAGATGAGCTGGTTCCTTAAGGGAGCGCCAAGGAGAGTCTTTTGTTCTTAGCCCCATGAAAAGCCTATTTGATGCGGGTATCTGCTAGGTATGTTTTCACTTCTCTAATTTTTCTCTGTAAATGCCTAGGCTATAGGAGCCAGGCAAAGGTACCCTTAAACGTTTAAATTGTACATTCAAACAATCATAACATATATAATAGCAATATTTCCTCAAATAGTGACAAGCCTCTATTCAATTCACAATGTTTCAATTTGATTGTCctatcaaaaatttattttgctgGCCACTAAACTTAGTAACATAGGTTTGTTTCCACTTCACTCAATTGATATTCAACTAAAgccttaaaaaaacataactattTATTCTTAAGCTAACCTTGAACCATCTTCTGAAGGGCATCAATCGCTAATGTATCCGATGTCACAAAAATGGGATTCCTTGTCATAATTTTGGATAGTGGAGTTTGTTCCGGCCTCAACTCCTCTGCAATGATCCTAGTAGTAATATCCTACCCACCgcataaaaaaagttaaaaaaaaaaaaaaaacaatcaattactcaaacaaacatcaaaaacaTGATACTctatcatcaataaacaaattaaagcaACAAAAACCTTGTCAGTAACAATCCCAGATAACAAAGCATTAGAATCAGTCAACAAAACAGCATCAATACGACGAGCTGCCATCCTCCGACAAGCATCCGACACTGACGTTCCCTCTGGAATTGTCAGTGCCTTGGACAACCTTAACTTCTTCACCGTTCTCTCTCCTCCCACCACTTGTGACCTGCAAGTTTTGATTTTTCCTTGTTATTCATCATAACAAACTACACccataaaaaaacttaaatttaaaagCATCATGCCATTTctaataccaaaaaaaaaaaacaaaaaattcagttctattgtttaaaattttgtcaAATGTGAACTcttcaaatgaaaataaagaaacttctcataataaacaaaaaccaagtcaaaatcaaaaaactcatttcatatccAATACTTCAATTTCAAATTGTGTTAAATTTAAGAACTTACTCTAAACTTGACAATAAACTAAAGCCACATCACA
Coding sequences:
- the LOC130817683 gene encoding CBS domain-containing protein CBSCBSPB3-like translates to MSSQVVPPPSSRRNSSTLKRQSGAKKPAQTAENGTINSSSKPTSPTSQVVGGERTVKKLRLSKALTIPEGTSVSDACRRMAARRIDAVLLTDSNALLSGIVTDKDITTRIIAEELRPEQTPLSKIMTRNPIFVTSDTLAIDALQKMVQGKFRHLPVVENGEVIALLDITKCLYDAISRMEKAAEQGSAIAAAVEGVERQMGNNFAAPAAFIETLRDRMFKPSLSTIITENTKVATVSPSDPVYIAAKKMRDLRVNSVIITNGNKVLGILTSRDILMRVVAQNLSPELTLVEKVMTPNPECASVDSTLLEALHIMHDGKFLHLPVLDGDGSIVACVDVLQLTHAAISMVESNSGIMNEMAITMMQKFWESALEPPDDSDSHSEMSAALMNSDGTEMGRYPSLGLGNSFSFKVEHPKGRVHRFNFATENLDDLVSSVMQRIGSSDNNNRVQLLYEDDEGDKILLTCDSDLIGAAFHARSSGQKVLRLFLEFPEATKEASPETGGVVVQKSRWTSAHSAILAGAVALVAVGVVVHMKRVNL